In a single window of the Corvus hawaiiensis isolate bCorHaw1 chromosome 19, bCorHaw1.pri.cur, whole genome shotgun sequence genome:
- the TSEN54 gene encoding tRNA-splicing endonuclease subunit Sen54 isoform X2 — protein MEPGGSRRLSTAEQPEGRQAPRRPRGQKDFVPDGSARQAERLRRCCEEQWRLLSEERPERPGNLVKAEWKPEQGIVELKSPAGKFWHTMGFSERGKQCLLPEEALYLLECGSVQLFYRDLPLSVQEAYETLLCQEAMSLSHYQVFSHLKQLGYIVLRFNPSTVPSPYERQLNLESHCKSSGKHHCKRRRSSSPQSHEKKCKVSEDLPEAEGTSSKDGDDCGDSIPMDEKALSVQPKESDAGSAEGESMPVPLDTGQKHSLSFSSRQVGDHKESSTGTHAPRWDFTTITFPNVAPDQPCTHLPSPDNRLLPENVPGREVDAASWCTRINQKQEKLSRKERKQWERESRYKSSVNADQEVRRCSNWQEYKALLEQRRQQRVWKRPSHLWDQAVTPLLRPEEVTSPAALLQQISVLQPSHILDGASRLQEDPEAMKIDFNVYQADAVSKFKKTNPGKPHVRMCVRSFDEQIPSLRALKQVTYLSGDVPLVFALVDHGEITFYSLKEFKLPIDVNH, from the exons ATGGAGCCCGGCGGGTCCCGCCGCCTCAG CACGGCGGAGCAGCCGGAGGGTCGGCAGGCCCCGCGGAGGCCCCGCGGGCAGAAGGATTTCGTCCCCGACGGCTCGGCCCGGCAGGCCGAGAGGCTGCGGCGCTGCTGCGAGGAGCAGTGGCGGCTGCTGTCCGAGGAGCGCCCGGAGCGGCC GGGGAATCTGGTGAAAGCTGAGTGGAAGCCAGAACAGGGCATCGTGGAGCTGAAGTCCCCTGCG GGGAAGTTCTGGCACACCATGGGGTTCTCGGAACGAGGCAAACAGTGTCTGCTGCCCGAGGAAGCTCTGTACCTGCTGGAGTGT GGCTCTGTCCAGCTCTTTTACAGGGATCTGCCCCTGTCAGTCCAGGAAGCCTACGAgaccctgctgtgccaggaggcAATGAGCCTGTCACATTACCAG GTGTTCAGCCACTTGAAGCAACTGGGTTATATTGTACTGAGATTCAACCCCAG CACTGTCCCGTCTCCCTACGAGAGGCAGCTGAACCTGGAAAGTCACTGCAAGAGCTCTGGGAAACACCAttgcaagaggaggaggagttcCAGCCCCCA GTCGCATGAGAAGAAATGTAAAGTATCTGAGGACCTTCCAGAAGCTGAAGGGACCTCCAGCAAAGATGGAGATGACTGTGGAGACTCCATTCCCATGGATGAAAAGGCTTTGTCAGTGCAGCCAAAGGAATCAGATGCTGGCAGTGCAGAGGGAGAGTCAATGCCAGTTCCCCTTGATACAGGACAAAAGCACTCTCTGAGCTTCTCCAGCAGGCAGGTTGGAGACCACAAGGAGAGCAGTACTGGTACCCATGCACCCCGCTGGGATTTTACCACCATCACCTTTCCCAACGTGGCCCCAGACCAGCCATGCACACATCTGCCCTCCCCTGACAACAGGCTTCTGCCAGAGAACGTGCCGGGCAGGGAGGTGGATGCAGCTTCCTGGTGCACACGGATCAACCAGAAGCAGGAGAAGCTGTCACGGAAGGAGAGGAAGCAatgggagagggagagcaggTACAAGAGCAGTGTCAACGCCGACCAGGAGGTGAGACGCTGCTCCAACTGGCAGGAGTACAAAGCCCTCTTGGAGCAGAGGAGACAGCAGAGGGTTTGGAAACGACCGTCACACCTGTGGGACCAAGCTGTCACACCACTGCTGCGGCCAGAAGAAGTGACCTCGCCAG CTGCGCTCCTCCAGCAGATCAGTGTGCTGCAGCCCTCCCACATCCTGGATGGAGCCTCCCG gctgcaggaggacccAGAGGCCATGAAGATAGACTTCAACGTGTATCAAGCAGATGCCGTGTCCAAGTTTAAGAAGACAAACCCTGGGAAGCCCCATGTCAGGATGTGTGTTCGGAG
- the TSEN54 gene encoding tRNA-splicing endonuclease subunit Sen54 isoform X1 produces the protein MEPGGSRRLSTAEQPEGRQAPRRPRGQKDFVPDGSARQAERLRRCCEEQWRLLSEERPERPGNLVKAEWKPEQGIVELKSPAGKFWHTMGFSERGKQCLLPEEALYLLECGSVQLFYRDLPLSVQEAYETLLCQEAMSLSHYQVFSHLKQLGYIVLRFNPSTVPSPYERQLNLESHCKSSGKHHCKRRRSSSPQSHEKKCKVSEDLPEAEGTSSKDGDDCGDSIPMDEKALSVQPKESDAGSAEGESMPVPLDTGQKHSLSFSSRQVGDHKESSTGTHAPRWDFTTITFPNVAPDQPCTHLPSPDNRLLPENVPGREVDAASWCTRINQKQEKLSRKERKQWERESRYKSSVNADQEVRRCSNWQEYKALLEQRRQQRVWKRPSHLWDQAVTPLLRPEEVTSPAALLQQISVLQPSHILDGASRLQEDPEAMKIDFNVYQADAVSKFKKTNPGKPHVRMCVRSCSRQSKEGGNAVLSSFDEQIPSLRALKQVTYLSGDVPLVFALVDHGEITFYSLKEFKLPIDVNH, from the exons ATGGAGCCCGGCGGGTCCCGCCGCCTCAG CACGGCGGAGCAGCCGGAGGGTCGGCAGGCCCCGCGGAGGCCCCGCGGGCAGAAGGATTTCGTCCCCGACGGCTCGGCCCGGCAGGCCGAGAGGCTGCGGCGCTGCTGCGAGGAGCAGTGGCGGCTGCTGTCCGAGGAGCGCCCGGAGCGGCC GGGGAATCTGGTGAAAGCTGAGTGGAAGCCAGAACAGGGCATCGTGGAGCTGAAGTCCCCTGCG GGGAAGTTCTGGCACACCATGGGGTTCTCGGAACGAGGCAAACAGTGTCTGCTGCCCGAGGAAGCTCTGTACCTGCTGGAGTGT GGCTCTGTCCAGCTCTTTTACAGGGATCTGCCCCTGTCAGTCCAGGAAGCCTACGAgaccctgctgtgccaggaggcAATGAGCCTGTCACATTACCAG GTGTTCAGCCACTTGAAGCAACTGGGTTATATTGTACTGAGATTCAACCCCAG CACTGTCCCGTCTCCCTACGAGAGGCAGCTGAACCTGGAAAGTCACTGCAAGAGCTCTGGGAAACACCAttgcaagaggaggaggagttcCAGCCCCCA GTCGCATGAGAAGAAATGTAAAGTATCTGAGGACCTTCCAGAAGCTGAAGGGACCTCCAGCAAAGATGGAGATGACTGTGGAGACTCCATTCCCATGGATGAAAAGGCTTTGTCAGTGCAGCCAAAGGAATCAGATGCTGGCAGTGCAGAGGGAGAGTCAATGCCAGTTCCCCTTGATACAGGACAAAAGCACTCTCTGAGCTTCTCCAGCAGGCAGGTTGGAGACCACAAGGAGAGCAGTACTGGTACCCATGCACCCCGCTGGGATTTTACCACCATCACCTTTCCCAACGTGGCCCCAGACCAGCCATGCACACATCTGCCCTCCCCTGACAACAGGCTTCTGCCAGAGAACGTGCCGGGCAGGGAGGTGGATGCAGCTTCCTGGTGCACACGGATCAACCAGAAGCAGGAGAAGCTGTCACGGAAGGAGAGGAAGCAatgggagagggagagcaggTACAAGAGCAGTGTCAACGCCGACCAGGAGGTGAGACGCTGCTCCAACTGGCAGGAGTACAAAGCCCTCTTGGAGCAGAGGAGACAGCAGAGGGTTTGGAAACGACCGTCACACCTGTGGGACCAAGCTGTCACACCACTGCTGCGGCCAGAAGAAGTGACCTCGCCAG CTGCGCTCCTCCAGCAGATCAGTGTGCTGCAGCCCTCCCACATCCTGGATGGAGCCTCCCG gctgcaggaggacccAGAGGCCATGAAGATAGACTTCAACGTGTATCAAGCAGATGCCGTGTCCAAGTTTAAGAAGACAAACCCTGGGAAGCCCCATGTCAGGATGTGTGTTCGGAG ctgtagTAGACAGAGCAAGGAAGGTGGTAATGCAGTTTTATCAAG